In the genome of Dethiobacter alkaliphilus AHT 1, the window ATGTGGCAGAACAAAACGGGCTTACGGTGCAGATCAGCACAACGGCACCGCCGAAACACCGGGATCCCGGTCCTTTGCGGGTTATCCGGCAGCGTTTTGATAAAGAACGTGATGTTCTGGAGTTGACGGTGGCGGCAGAGGATTGGGGAAAGGAGGTGTAGAAGATATGACTTATAAGATTACGGACGAATGTGTTGCCTGTGGTGCATGCCTGGACTCTTGTCCAAGCGATGCCATTGTTGAGGGGGACGTCTACACAATCAATGACGACTGTGCAGAGTGCGGTCTGTGTGTTGATGAGTGCCCAAGCGATGCAATTATCGAGGAATAAAGAAGTTTAATACTCGTGGCCCCCTCAGTCAGAGGGGGCCGTTTTTCAGATAGATCTGAGGTGAGCCATTTGGTCTGGTTTTTACGCCGGTTTTTTAAAAATAAAGAAAGCAGCAATGAGCCTGTGGACGGTGCTATCCCTCAGCATGTAGCCATTATTATGGACGGTAACGGCCGCTGGGCATCCCATCGCGGCC includes:
- a CDS encoding indolepyruvate ferredoxin oxidoreductase subunit alpha, with the protein product MTYKITDECVACGACLDSCPSDAIVEGDVYTINDDCAECGLCVDECPSDAIIEE